One region of Miscanthus floridulus cultivar M001 chromosome 19, ASM1932011v1, whole genome shotgun sequence genomic DNA includes:
- the LOC136526789 gene encoding DNA-directed RNA polymerase 3, chloroplastic-like: MPLLLYPFSACVPPPRALLRRLSPPPPMAAVAPPPPAVRILPSVGTLDLPALPPPPTDDFHWLDLFAFLNSPADTYHQIPPQPQDEEEEEREAGLELELERQRERARRAQHRRLRQRQVKAETEAWARAAEEYREIEREMLDRRLAPALPYVKSLFVGWFEPLRDAIARDQDVQRRKRVKHVYAKYLLLLPADKVAVIVMHKMMGLLMSSKDGTGSVRVVQAAHCIGEAVEREFKVQSFFQKSRKKKDQGENDPTLEKEQAKCRKRVKSLVKRQKMSEAQKLVQQELELEEWGTEAQVKLGSRLIELLLDSAFVQPPADQTPDSSPDIRPAFKHVLRQPIIENGRLKKKHWVIECDHLVHEGFESTARHVDIPYLPMLVPPKKWKGYNKGGHLFLPSYIMRTHGVKDQKDAINSVPRKQLRKVFEALDILGSTKWRVNRRVHDVVETIWSRGGGIAGLVDKANIPLPERPESEDPDEIQKWKWSLKKAKKTNRELHAERCDTELKLSVARKMREEDGFYYAHNLDFRGRAYPMHPHLSHLGSDLCRGVLEYAEGRPLGKSGLCWLKIHLANKYGGGVEKLSHEGKLAFVENQLLDIFDSAANPVDGNCWWTNAEDPFQCLAACMDLSDALKSPSPCRAVSHLPIHQDGSCNGLQHYAALGRDYMGAVAVNLVPGEKPADIYSEIAARVLNAVHEDSMKDPATNPTASLASVLVDQVDRKLVKQTVMTSVYGVTYIGARQQITKRLQEKGLITDDKLLYDVSCYATRVTLDALGQMFQSARGIMAWLGDCAKMIASKNQPVKWTSPVGLPVVQPYKKYKNYMIRTSLQCLALRREGDAIAIQRQKAAFPPNFVHSLDSSHMMMTAIACKEAGLHFAGVHDSFWVHACDVDQMNQILRQQFVELYSMPILENLLEEFQTAFPTLEFPPCPPQGNFDVREVLTSTYFFN, from the exons ATGCCGCTCCTCCTCTACCCCTTCTCCGCGTGCGTGCCGCCGCCGCGGGCGCTGCTCCGCCgcctgtcgccgccgccgcccatggcGGCCGTCGCTCCGCCGCCTCCCGCCGTCCGCATACTTCCCTCGGTGGGAACGCTCGACCTTCCGGCTCTCCCGCCCCCGCCCACGGACGACTTCCACTGGCTCGACCTATTCGCGTTCCTCAACTCCCCCGCCGACACCTACCACCAGATCCCCCCGCAGCcgcaggacgaggaggaggaggagcgggaggcggggctggagctggagctggagagGCAGCGGGAGCGGGCGCGGAGGGCGCAGCACCGGCGGCTGCGGCAGCGGCAGGTCAAGGCGGAGACGGAGGCCTGGGCGCGCGCCGCCGAGGAGTACCGCGAGATCGAGCGCGAGATGCTCGACCGCAGGCTCGCTCCCGCGCTGCCCTACGTCAAGTCGCTCTTCGTGGGTTGGTTCGAGCCGCTGCGGGACGCCATCGCCAGGGACCAGGACGTGCAGCGACGGAAGAGGGTCAAGCACGTCTACGCCAAGTACCTGCTTCTGCTCCCCGCTGACAAGGTGGCCGTCATCGTCATGCACAAGATGATGGGCCTGCTCATGTCCAGCAAGGACGGTACTGGCAGTGTCCGCGTTGTCCAGGCCGCGCACTGCATCGGCGAGGCTGTTGAGCGCGAG TTCAAAGTCCAGTCATTCTTTCAGAAAAGTAGGAAGAAGAAAGACCAAGGTGAAAATGATCCAACATTGGAGAAGGAGCAAGCTAAATGCCGTAAACGTGTTAAGAGTTTAGTTAAGAGGCAGAAGATGAGTGAAGCACAGAAGCTAGTTCAACAGGAGTTGGAATTGGAGGAATGGGGCACAGAAGCCCAAGTGAAG TTGGGAAGTCGCCTGATTGAGTTATTACTGGATTCAGCATTTGTGCAGCCACCAGCTGATCAAACACCAGATAGTTCTCCAGATATTCGACCTGCATTTAAGCATGTGCTACGGCAGCCAATAATAGAAAATGG GAGGCTAAAGAAGAAACATTGGGTGATAGAGTGTGACCATCTTGTGCATGAGGGGTTTGAAAGCACT GCTAGGCATGTTGATATACCCTACCTTCCTATGCTGGTACCTCCGAAGAAATGGAAAGG TTATAATAAAGGTGGTCACCTTTTTCTGCCCTCATACATTATGAGGACACATGGTGTGAAGGACCAAAAGGATGCCATTAATAGTGTTCCTAGAAAACAGCTGCGAAAAGTATTTGAG GCATTAGATATCCTTGGGAGTACTAAATGGAGGGTGAATAGAAGAGTTCATGATGTTGTTGAGACTATCTGGAGTCGAGGTGGAGGCATTGCAGGGCTGGTGGACAAGGCAAAT ATTCCTCTGCCTGAAAGACCAGAATCAGAGGACCCAGATGAAATCCAGAAATGGAAGTGGAGTTTAAAGAAGGCAAAGAAAACTAACCGTGAACTGCATGCTGAGAGATGTGACACTGAGCTCAAACTCTCG GTTGCTCGTAAAATGAGAGAGGAGGATGGATTTTATTACGCTCACAATTTAGATTTTCGTGGTCGTGCATACCCTATGCATCCTCATTTGAGTCACCTAGGTTCAGATCTTTGTCGGGGTGTTCTAGAGTATGCTGAAGGGCGGCCACTAGGAAAGTCCGGGTTGTGCTGGTTGAAGATACATTTGGCTAACAAATATGGTGGAGGCGTTGAAAAGCTTTCTCATGAGGGCAAGCTAGCTTTTGTGGAGAACCAACTGCTTGATATATTTGATTCAGCAGCAAATCCTGTTGATGGGAACTGCTGGTGGACAAATGCTGAGGATCCTTTTCAGTGTTTAGCTGCATGCATGGACCTTTCTGATGCCTTAAAAAGTCCATCACCTTGCCGTGCTGTCTCTCACCTGCCTATTCATCAG GATGGTTCATGCAATGGTTTACAACACTATGCCGCTCTTGGAAGGGACTAT ATGGGCGCGGTTGCTGTCAACCTTGTTCCCGGAGAGAAACCTGCAGATATCTACTCAGAAATAGCTGCTAG GGTACTGAATGCTGTACATGAAGACTCGATGAAGGATCCTGCTACTAACCCAACTGCTTCATTAGCAAGCGTTTTAGTTGATCAG GTGGATAGGAAGCTTGTCAAGCAGACAGTCATGACATCAGTCTATGGTGTTACATACATTGGTGCTCGTCAGCAGATTACAAAGAGACTGCAAGAGAAAGGGCTGATCACAGATGATAAATTGCTGTATGATGTATCGTGTTACGCTACTCGA GTAACTTTGGATGCACTGGGACAAATGTTCCAATCTGCCCGTGGTATAATGGCCTGGCTTGGTGATTGTGCGAAG ATGATTGCTTCAAAAAATCAACCAGTCAAGTGGACAAGTCCTGTTGGTCTCCCAGTTGTTCAGCCCTACAAGAAATATAAGAATTATATG ATACGAACTTCTTTGCAATGTCTGGCTTTACGGCGGGAGGGTGATGCG ATTGCAATCCAAAGGCAAAAGGCAGCTTTTCCACCGAATTTTGTGCACTCACTGGATAGTTcacatatgatgatgacagcgatTGCTTGCAAGGAGGCTGGTCTTCATTTTGCAG GGGTTCATGACTCATTTTGGGTGCATGCGTGTGATGTTGATCAAATGAATCAGATATTGAGACAACAATTTGTGGAGCTTTACAGCATGCCGATTCTTGAAAAT CTGCTGGAGGAGTTCCAAACGGCATTCCCGACACTAGAATTTCCACCCTGCCCACCGCAAGGTAACTTTGACGTGAGGGAAGTTCTGACTTCGACATACTTCTTTAACTAA